The Photobacterium profundum SS9 genome includes a region encoding these proteins:
- the trbB gene encoding type-F conjugative transfer system pilin assembly thiol-disulfide isomerase TrbB gives MYRLLIVTLSLVLCWMQPVTASTDNQPHFKQDDYALVFFFRSDCSYCHLFAPTLKQFEQQTGLTTYAFSLDNKGMTGFEVPIPVTKEIAETFFDNPRSITVPATFLINVNSRKFARMAQGQVSLHDLQTTYSQIRRDPAVIEALRP, from the coding sequence ATGTACCGCCTACTCATCGTTACCCTGTCACTCGTTTTATGTTGGATGCAACCCGTCACTGCCAGCACCGATAATCAACCACACTTCAAGCAAGATGACTACGCCCTGGTCTTTTTCTTTCGATCTGATTGCAGTTACTGCCATTTGTTTGCTCCGACACTTAAACAGTTCGAGCAACAAACCGGGCTGACAACGTATGCCTTTTCACTGGACAATAAAGGCATGACAGGCTTTGAGGTGCCTATTCCGGTCACGAAAGAGATAGCTGAGACCTTTTTTGACAACCCGCGCAGCATCACCGTGCCTGCCACCTTTCTCATCAACGTCAACAGCCGCAAGTTTGCTCGGATGGCACAAGGTCAGGTGTCACTGCACGATTTGCAAACGACCTATTCCCAAATCCGTCGGGATCCAGCCGTGATAGAGGCATTGCGACCATGA
- the traN gene encoding type-F conjugative transfer system mating-pair stabilization protein TraN, producing the protein MTGRVCTVIALMFIASTAIASQEQRYTDNVNWAKQSATVTQGQSGFTAFSVNEYCKDTACQQQLSNPEQTRYRNDATAMDSAKAAAIATDDNAQAVQANFNAGRPTIDPNDPAYSQAVGYMNDAYTISHGLVSQYHDCKKGQTCEFSESIKHCAQPTHTPYTCDITPYVISKNEHTGSQRFPMSYPRSNAGNARVTSAGLQITLPAKVIVTRIELPPFGVQSNTRSVSIDANGRPIKNATASPYWSDPWDMCGPIGSFCWSEVGAQTMNVSIDTSTLNLTIRAADGRTGIHLMDKGTITVHWKTRTLNIGWKNSCGPTLPACSKTQEVCVEGGGSRWLHGVYQYLPCWKKRQTYHCTYPDTCAALSTCVEQSRQCSKNTQGVCVQEKVTKKCTVQTCVDTNLICGEQSFCLDGECYSPTREQNTEFNQAASSLAALADAAKGLGDPPLLFTGKAMTCSKKPVGLSDCCKDSGWGSDVGLAQCNDEEKALMQAKEKKLTISLGQYCAEKVLGVCIRKKKAYCTYDSKLARIVQEQGKPQLGMNFGSAKHPDCSAITPEQMQQMDFSNMDFSDFYSDLHNNMTLPDNNQIQQRIKETLGGKQ; encoded by the coding sequence ATGACAGGCCGAGTGTGTACAGTCATCGCGTTGATGTTCATCGCATCAACGGCTATCGCCAGCCAAGAGCAACGTTATACCGACAATGTTAACTGGGCTAAACAATCAGCCACCGTCACGCAGGGCCAATCAGGGTTCACCGCATTTTCAGTCAATGAATACTGTAAAGACACCGCCTGTCAGCAGCAACTCAGCAACCCGGAACAAACCCGTTATCGCAATGATGCCACCGCCATGGACAGCGCGAAAGCCGCCGCCATCGCAACCGATGACAATGCCCAAGCGGTGCAAGCCAATTTCAATGCAGGTCGCCCCACAATAGATCCCAATGATCCCGCTTATAGCCAAGCGGTAGGATATATGAATGATGCCTATACCATCAGTCATGGGTTGGTGTCTCAATACCATGACTGTAAAAAAGGGCAGACGTGTGAGTTCAGTGAATCTATTAAACATTGTGCGCAACCGACCCATACACCCTATACCTGTGATATTACCCCGTATGTTATCTCTAAAAATGAGCATACTGGCAGTCAACGCTTCCCCATGAGCTATCCAAGAAGTAACGCAGGCAATGCAAGGGTGACATCCGCAGGATTGCAAATAACCCTTCCCGCAAAGGTCATTGTCACAAGAATAGAGCTCCCCCCTTTCGGGGTGCAATCAAATACGCGATCAGTATCTATTGATGCTAATGGACGGCCTATCAAGAATGCAACCGCATCGCCCTATTGGTCAGACCCATGGGATATGTGTGGCCCCATAGGCAGCTTTTGCTGGTCTGAGGTAGGGGCACAAACGATGAATGTCTCTATCGATACGTCCACCCTTAATTTGACTATTCGCGCCGCCGATGGACGCACCGGTATTCACCTGATGGACAAGGGAACGATTACAGTACATTGGAAAACACGCACTCTGAATATTGGTTGGAAAAACAGTTGCGGCCCCACGCTGCCAGCGTGCAGTAAAACACAAGAAGTCTGCGTGGAAGGCGGTGGTTCACGTTGGTTACACGGGGTCTATCAATACCTGCCTTGTTGGAAGAAACGCCAAACCTATCACTGCACCTACCCGGATACCTGTGCCGCGCTGTCTACCTGTGTCGAGCAATCTCGCCAGTGCAGCAAAAACACCCAAGGCGTCTGTGTTCAAGAGAAAGTGACCAAAAAATGCACGGTTCAAACCTGTGTCGATACCAACCTGATTTGCGGTGAACAATCCTTTTGTCTTGATGGGGAGTGTTATAGCCCAACCAGAGAACAAAATACCGAATTTAATCAAGCCGCTTCCAGTCTCGCGGCCTTGGCCGATGCCGCCAAGGGATTAGGGGATCCGCCGCTGCTGTTCACGGGTAAAGCCATGACCTGCAGCAAAAAGCCCGTCGGACTCAGTGATTGCTGTAAAGACAGTGGCTGGGGCAGTGATGTTGGGCTTGCACAGTGCAATGATGAAGAAAAAGCCCTGATGCAAGCCAAAGAAAAGAAACTCACCATCAGCCTCGGGCAATATTGCGCAGAAAAAGTGCTTGGGGTCTGTATTCGCAAGAAAAAAGCCTACTGCACCTATGACAGCAAGCTGGCCCGTATCGTCCAAGAGCAAGGCAAACCCCAGTTAGGCATGAACTTTGGCAGTGCCAAACACCCTGATTGCTCGGCCATCACCCCAGAGCAAATGCAGCAGATGGACTTTAGCAATATGGATTTTTCAGACTTTTACAGTGACCTGCACAACAACATGACCTTGCCGGACAACAACCAAATTCAGCAACGTATAAAAGAAACCCTCGGAGGCAAACAATGA
- a CDS encoding conjugal transfer protein TraH has translation MNKTLIASFLLIVSGTCRADVNGSLNSFFDGLGYSNVTNPSSFKGQSANYYTGGNLFVRTKIVDAQLVSITLPKISAGCGGIDMFMGGFSHINADQIVQLGKSIVANATPFAVDLALQTWAPQIKQIRDNLQAIADKYLNQSVNSCETAQASVSALAGFAGVGSQKYICSTMGTQNNAFADWVSAQQECGAGGQANTQLNHAKADPALKDMVRKSHNIVWSAIMKNAFLASDTHLAQFLMTISGTYIYDTNGKPRHYGSLLTHNNNLINTLLVGGKAKSYTCDSKAADACLRPTKKNLTIAVDKSLRHRIQTTLDTMVNKLLADTPLSKKEQAFLEYTSLPVLTFMRNALEAGRPPNTAAYSTVISVQFVTLYLRNMLTITKESLAGTSNDPKDIARVETEIINANRFLDGLESQAMQSIIAEQQLIEQSRELRRQVTGQLSARARANLQFGS, from the coding sequence ATGAACAAAACCCTGATAGCCTCTTTTCTTCTCATCGTCAGTGGTACTTGCCGGGCCGATGTTAACGGCTCACTGAACAGCTTCTTCGACGGGCTCGGTTACAGCAACGTCACTAACCCTTCATCATTCAAAGGACAAAGTGCCAATTACTACACGGGCGGCAACCTGTTTGTGCGCACCAAAATAGTCGATGCACAGCTGGTCAGCATCACACTACCCAAAATCAGTGCAGGCTGTGGGGGGATCGACATGTTTATGGGCGGGTTCTCCCACATCAATGCTGACCAAATCGTGCAGTTAGGCAAAAGCATCGTCGCCAATGCAACCCCGTTTGCCGTGGATTTAGCCTTGCAGACCTGGGCCCCGCAAATCAAGCAAATTCGCGATAACTTACAGGCCATCGCAGATAAGTACCTCAACCAATCGGTGAACTCTTGCGAAACCGCGCAAGCCAGTGTCTCTGCCCTCGCTGGTTTTGCAGGGGTCGGGAGTCAAAAATACATTTGTTCGACCATGGGTACCCAGAACAACGCCTTTGCCGATTGGGTATCAGCCCAACAAGAATGCGGTGCAGGCGGTCAGGCTAATACCCAGCTTAACCATGCCAAAGCCGATCCGGCATTAAAAGACATGGTGCGAAAAAGCCATAATATTGTGTGGTCAGCCATCATGAAGAACGCCTTTTTAGCCAGCGATACCCACCTCGCCCAATTTTTGATGACAATATCCGGCACCTATATTTATGATACCAACGGCAAGCCCCGTCATTATGGTTCGCTACTCACCCACAATAACAACCTCATCAATACCCTGCTTGTGGGGGGGAAAGCCAAGAGTTACACCTGTGATAGCAAGGCAGCAGACGCCTGCTTGAGACCGACAAAAAAAAACCTCACCATTGCCGTTGATAAAAGTCTGCGCCATCGCATCCAAACCACCTTGGACACCATGGTGAATAAATTGCTCGCTGATACACCATTAAGTAAAAAGGAGCAGGCATTTTTAGAATACACCTCACTGCCCGTTTTGACCTTCATGCGCAATGCACTGGAAGCCGGACGACCACCCAACACCGCCGCGTACTCAACGGTGATCAGCGTGCAGTTCGTGACCCTTTACCTGCGCAACATGCTCACCATTACCAAGGAATCGTTAGCAGGCACCAGTAACGATCCCAAAGATATTGCCAGGGTTGAAACGGAAATCATCAATGCCAACCGTTTCTTGGATGGACTGGAAAGCCAAGCGATGCAAAGCATCATTGCCGAACAACAGCTGATTGAACAAAGCCGTGAGCTACGTCGCCAAGTGACCGGGCAACTGTCCGCTAGGGCCCGTGCTAACTTACAATTTGGGAGTTAA
- the traF gene encoding type-F conjugative transfer system pilin assembly protein TraF: MTLTPSLPFGALFFTTPLLVMAILTSPVTRAEQPPGWKWYNDPLLIKEKALTPPPPTPSVTVTRTLSPTQQMQWFHRYHDDTKNDALINKDDVKKAEKLMLLNQFAYNMSSDFGMTFQKALLMNPDLSYTKDRPTEQAARSTYLQMEREKKIRAVRQLAGSGWGLFFVYEGASPMAEKLAPSVQQFADAHGIEVLGISLDGTQLASIHQNRDNSNHIQVPFSPALVLVNPNTQEMKPLAYGFIAQEDLLGRFLNVATDFAPDF, from the coding sequence ATGACACTGACACCCTCATTGCCCTTCGGGGCACTGTTTTTTACCACTCCTTTATTAGTGATGGCCATACTGACCAGCCCAGTCACCCGTGCCGAACAACCACCCGGTTGGAAGTGGTATAACGATCCGTTATTGATCAAAGAAAAAGCCCTGACACCACCACCGCCCACCCCGTCGGTCACGGTGACACGCACTCTCTCACCGACCCAGCAAATGCAATGGTTTCATCGCTACCACGATGACACCAAGAACGATGCCCTGATTAATAAGGACGATGTAAAAAAGGCAGAAAAGCTCATGCTGCTCAATCAATTTGCGTACAACATGTCGTCTGATTTTGGCATGACCTTTCAAAAAGCCCTGCTCATGAACCCGGACCTGTCCTACACCAAAGACCGTCCGACGGAACAAGCCGCCCGCTCCACCTACCTGCAGATGGAGCGGGAAAAGAAAATTCGGGCCGTGCGCCAACTGGCAGGTAGTGGCTGGGGCTTATTTTTCGTCTATGAAGGGGCTTCCCCCATGGCCGAAAAACTGGCTCCCTCAGTACAACAATTTGCTGATGCCCACGGCATTGAGGTACTTGGCATTAGCCTTGACGGTACACAGCTGGCCAGCATTCACCAGAATCGGGATAACAGCAATCATATCCAAGTGCCCTTTAGTCCCGCCTTGGTCCTGGTCAACCCCAACACCCAAGAAATGAAACCCCTCGCCTACGGGTTCATTGCTCAAGAAGACTTATTGGGGCGCTTTTTGAACGTCGCCACTGACTTTGCCCCTGACTTTTAA